A genomic window from Mesorhizobium sp. 131-2-1 includes:
- a CDS encoding flavin-containing monooxygenase, translating into MDTNVVIVGAGPAGLAVGACLRRAGVDFIMLEKAAEVAPAWRRHYRRLHLHTVKSFSSLPFVPFPSDHPRYVPREKVVAYLDAYAERFELRPRFGVTVDTIRHDADGFRVETGSDALTARHVVVASGNNAQPIVPSFPEIEAFKGKVLHSADYTEAAPYVAKKVLVVGMGNTGAEIALDLAESGAHPTLSVRKGVHIVPRQLFGVPIQMVGIASRPMPQGLNDRMFPIILDLALGKLEKYGIVRPKEGILKQIDAGRIPVIDVGTVAAIKAGKIKVAPDIKRFGESGATFVDGRQEEFDAVILATGYRPAYDKFLPAEIRPPKSGVNARASELSLYLVGFHNPVTGLLREIGLEAMAVAADIEKRG; encoded by the coding sequence TTGGATACCAATGTCGTGATTGTCGGCGCCGGGCCGGCCGGTCTTGCCGTAGGCGCCTGCCTGCGGCGGGCAGGGGTCGATTTCATCATGCTCGAAAAGGCCGCGGAGGTGGCGCCGGCCTGGCGGCGGCATTACCGGCGGCTGCATCTGCATACGGTGAAGTCGTTCTCCTCGCTGCCCTTCGTGCCGTTTCCGAGTGACCATCCGCGCTACGTGCCGCGCGAGAAGGTGGTCGCCTATCTCGACGCCTATGCCGAGCGTTTCGAACTCAGGCCACGCTTCGGCGTGACGGTCGACACCATCCGCCACGACGCGGACGGCTTCCGGGTCGAGACCGGATCCGACGCGCTGACGGCGCGCCATGTCGTCGTCGCCAGCGGCAACAATGCACAACCCATCGTTCCCTCTTTTCCCGAGATCGAAGCCTTCAAGGGCAAGGTGCTGCACAGCGCCGACTATACCGAGGCGGCCCCTTATGTGGCTAAGAAGGTGCTCGTCGTCGGCATGGGCAACACCGGCGCCGAGATCGCGCTCGACCTTGCCGAGTCAGGCGCCCACCCCACGCTGTCGGTGCGCAAGGGCGTCCACATCGTGCCGCGCCAGCTGTTCGGCGTGCCGATCCAGATGGTGGGCATCGCCAGCCGGCCGATGCCGCAGGGCCTCAACGACCGGATGTTCCCGATCATCCTCGACCTGGCGCTGGGCAAGCTCGAGAAATACGGCATCGTCAGGCCGAAGGAGGGCATCCTGAAACAGATCGACGCCGGGCGCATCCCGGTCATCGATGTCGGCACGGTGGCGGCGATCAAGGCCGGCAAAATCAAGGTGGCACCCGATATCAAGCGCTTCGGCGAAAGTGGCGCCACCTTCGTCGACGGCCGGCAGGAGGAGTTCGACGCCGTCATCCTCGCCACCGGTTATCGCCCGGCCTACGACAAGTTCCTGCCGGCGGAGATCAGGCCGCCAAAGAGCGGCGTCAACGCCCGCGCCTCCGAGCTCAGCCTCTATCTCGTCGGCTTCCACAATCCGGTGACCGGTCTGCTGCGCGAGATCGGCCTGGAGGCGATGGCCGTGGCTGCCGATATCGAGAAGCGGGGGTGA